A window of Fragaria vesca subsp. vesca linkage group LG7, FraVesHawaii_1.0, whole genome shotgun sequence contains these coding sequences:
- the LOC101306181 gene encoding endoribonuclease Dicer homolog 1-like, giving the protein MEAEAGRVAGSSCGDGGEPVRASYWLDACEDIGDFVDFPENSTAPAAVVVNGNGGNQEEVGDFFGGIDHILDSIKNGAGLPDSKGDGVVGSVKEVVVGGSAQSGGRNSEAGYGEGRVAVVACAAKLNHNGSSKYESNGRGNRSVRERDGSGEERCPKRVAVDNGRNERYSSGRGQYQIRERNSGRKRPRDPRDDIDGRDRDRDRDRDRDRDGDRDRDRDRDRDRDRDRDRDRDRERTRRRECYGSNRRDSRDFEAKGYWERDKLGSNELVFRLGTYEPHQKKEEKVATDKTNEKDVKKSEELKKEKIPEEQARQYQLDVLEQAKKNNTIAFLETGAGKTLIAILLMQSVCNDLEKKNKKMLAVFLVPKVPLVYQQAEVIRERTGFQVGHYCGEMGQDFWDTRKWQREFDTKQVLVMTAQILLNILRHSIIRMDSISLLILDECHHAVKKHPYSLVMSEFYHTTPKEKRPSIFGMTASPVNLKGVSNQLDCAIKIRNLESKLDSVVCTIKDRKDLEKHVPMPSEIVVEYDKAASLCSLHEQLKQMELEVEEAAKSSSRRSKWQFMGARDAGAKEELRQVYGVSERTESDGAVNLIQKLRAINYALGELGQWCAYKVAQSFLTALQNDERANYQLDVKFQENYLIRVASILQCHLSEGAASDKETNLPDSESGVSHDEIEEGELPDSHVVSVGEHVDVIIGAAVADGKVTPKVQSLIKILLKYQHTEDFRAIIFVERVVSALVLPKVFAELPSLGFIECASLIGHNNSQEMRSSQMQDTIAKFKDGRVTLLVATSVAEEGLDIRQCNVVIRFDLAKTVLAYIQSRGRARKPGSDYILMVERGNLSHEAFLRNARNSEETLRREAIERTDLSDLKDSSRLISVETAPGTVYQVESTGALVSLNSAVGLIHFYCSQLPSDRYSILHPEFVMVRHEKQGGPTEYSCKLQLPCNAPFETLEGPVCSSMHLAQQAVCLAACKKLHEMGAFTDMLLPDRGVGEEKEKVDKNDEGDPLPGTARHREFYPEGVANILQGEWILAGKDLGNEAKLINVYMYSVKCVDIGSSKDPFLTQVSDFAVLLGNELDAEVLSMSMDLFVARTMTTKASLAFRGSISITESQLASLKSFHVRLMSIVLDVDVEPSTTPWDPAKAYLFVPVVSDNCGDAMKEIDWDLVENIIGANAWNNPLQRARPDVFLGTNERTLGGDRREYGFAKLRHGMVHGQKSHPTYGIRGAVAQFDVVKASGLIPDRDAFEMQKDVDLPQHKLMMADSCTKVEDLVGKIVTAAHSGKRFYVDSICYDMTAENSFPRKEGYLGPLEYSSYADYYKQKYGVQLMYKKQPLIKGRGVSYCKNLLSPRFDHVEGESGESLDKTYYVFLPPELCLVHPLSGSLVRGAQRLPSIMKRVESMLLAVELKEIINYPVPASKILEALTAASCQETFCYERAELLGDAYLKWVVSRFLFLKYPQKHEGQLTRMRQQKVSNMVLYHHALERGLQSYIQADRFAPSRWAAPGVLPVFDEYTKDEESSLFDQEDVNRRKTDDPINEYEDDELEDGELESDLSSYRVLSSKTLADVVEALIGVYYVEGGKNAANHLMKWVGIDVEFNADEIENTTRPCNVPDSVLRSIDFDALEGALNIKFRDKGLLVEAISHASRPSSGVACYQRLEFVGDAVLDHLITKHLFFTYTDLPPGRLTDLRAAAVNNENFARVAVKHNLHLHLRHGSSALERQIHDFVKEAANELTKPGLNSFGLGDCKAPKVLGDIIESIAGAIFLDSGRNTAVVWKVFEPLLQPMVTPETLPMHPVRELQERCQQQAEGLEYKASRSGNLATVEVLIDGVKVGIAQNPQKKMAQKLAARNALAALKDKETAEAKERQEEDNGKKKKNGSQTFTRQTLNDICLRKNWPMPFYRCVNEGGPAHAKKFTFAVRVNTTDRGWIDECIGEPMPSVKKAKDSAAVLLLELLNKLYK; this is encoded by the exons ATGGAAGCGGAGGCGGGTAGGGTTGCAGGGAGCAGCTGTGGGGATGGGGGAGAGCCGGTTCGGGCGTCTTACTGGCTGGATGCTTGTGAGGACATTGGTGATTTTGTGGACTTTCCCGAGAATTCGACTGCTCCGGCGGCGGTGGTGGTGAATGGGAATGGTGGCAATCAGGAGGAGGTTGGTGATTTTTTCGGTGGGATTGATCACATTCTTGATAGTATTAAGAATGGAGCTGGACTCCCTGATTCGAAGGGGGATGGGGTGGTTGGGAGTGTTAAGGAGGTGGTGGTTGGGGGGTCTGCTCAGAGTGGGGGTCGAAACTCTGAGGCTGGTTATGGAGAAGGGAGAGTGGCGGTGGTGGCTTGTGCTGCGAAGCTTAATCACAATGGTTCTAGCAAGTATGAGAGTAATGGGAGGGGGAATCGGAGTGTGAGGGAAAGAGATGGGAGTGGTGAAGAAAGGTGTCCAAAGAGGGTTGCTGTAGATAATGGTAGGAATGAGAGGTATAGTTCAGGCAGAGGGCAATATCAGATACGGGAGAGGAATTCTGGTCGGAAGAGGCCTCGTGATCCTCGCGACGACATTGATGGTAGGGATAGGGATAGGGATAGGGATAGGGATAGGGATAGGGATGGGGATAGGGATAGGGATAGGGATAGGGATAGGGATAGGGATAGGGACAGAGATAGGGACAGGGATAGAGAACGGACTAGGAGAAGAGAGTGTTATGGTAGTAATAGGAGGGATAGCAGAGATTTCGAAGCAAAGGGTTATTGGGAGAGGGATAAATTGGGGTCAAATGAGCTTGTTTTTAGATTAGGAACTTACGAACCTCATCAGAAGAAAGAGGAGAAAGTTGCCACTGACAAAACCAATGAAAAGGATGTGAAGAAATCTGAAGAGCTGAAGAAAGAAAAGATTCCCGAGGAACAAGCCAGACAGTATCAATTGGATGTTCTTGAACAGGCAAAGAAGAACAATACGATAGCTTTTTTAGAAACTGGGGCAGGGAAGACACTCATTGCTATTCTCCTCATGCAAAGTGTCTGCAATGATTTGGAAAAGAAGAATAAAAAGATGCTTGCTGTGTTTCTAGTTCCTAAAGTTCCACTTGTTTATCAG CAAGCAGAAGTTATTCGTGAACGAACTGGTTTCCAAGTGGGCCATTATTGTGGTGAGATGGGTCAAGACTTTTGGGATACACGAAAATGGCAGCGTGAGTTTGATACGAAACAG GTTCTAGTAATGACAGCTCAAATTTTATTGAACATTCTAAGACACAGCATTATAAGGATGGATTCGATTAGTCTATTGATTCTGGATGAGTGTCATCACGCTGTGAAGAAACATCCGTACTCTTTAGTGATGTCTGAGTTCTATCATACAACCCCAAAAGAGAAGAGACCATCTATATTTGGAATGACTGCTTCTCCTGTTAACTTAAAAG GTGTTTCCAATCAACTAGATTGTGCAATAAAGATTCGTAATCTTGAAAGTAAACTGGATTCCGTTGTTTGCACCATAAAGGATCGTAAGGACCTGGAAAAGCATGTTCCGATGCCCTCAGAAATTGTTGTGGAGTATGACAAAGCAGCCAGCTTATGCTCCTTGCATGAACAGCTAAAACAAATGGAATTGGAAGTTGAAGAAGCTGCAAAGTCTAGCTCTAGAAGAAGTAAATGGCAGTTTATGGGAGCTAGAGATGCCGGGGCCAAGGAAGAGCTACGCCAAGTGTATGGTGTTTCAGAAAGAACAGAAAGTGATGGGGCTGTTAACCTAATTCAGAAGCTGAGGGCTATCAACTATGCACTTGGTGAACTGGGCCAGTGGTGTGCTTACAAG GTGGCGCAATCATTTTTGACAGCTTTACAAAATGATGAGAGAGCAAACTACCAGCTTGATGTCAAGTTTCAAGAAAATTACCTGATAAGAGTCGCATCTATTTTACAATGTCATCTGTCAGAGGGCGCTGCTTCTGACAAGGAAACAAATCTACCAGATTCAGAGAGTGGTGTTTCTCATGATGAGATCGAGGAAGGAGAGCTACCCGATAGTCATG TTGTTTCTGTTGGGGAACATGTAGATGTGATAATAGGAGCTGCTGTAGCTGATGGGAAGGTGACGCCAAAAGTGCAGTCACTAATTAAAATTCTTCTCAAGTATCAGCATACAGAAGATTTCCGTGCAATCATTTTTGTGGAGCGAGTTGTCTCTGCTTTAGTCCTTCCTAAG GTCTTTGCTGAGCTTCCATCTCTAGGCTTTATCGAGTGTGCTAGCTTGATTGGCCACAATAATAGTCAGGAAATGCGGAGTAGTCAAATGCAGGACACAATTGCCAAATTCAAGGACGGTCGT GTGACTTTGTTAGTTGCAACTAGTGTTGCTGAGGAAGGACTTGATATTCGACAGTGCAATGTTGTTATTCGCTTTGACCTTGCAAAAACTGTTTTGGCATATATTCAGTCTAGGGGCCGTGCTAGAAAACCTGGGTCAGATTATATCTTGATGGTGGAAAG GGGAAATCTGTCACATGAAGCATTTTTACGGAATGCCAGAAATAGTGAGGAGACTTTACGGAGAGAAGCAATAGAGAGGACGGACCTGAGTGATTTGAAGGATAGTTCAAGGTTAATTTCAGTGGAAACTGCACCAGGTACAGTGTACCAGGTGGAGTCAACTGGTGCTCTCGTGAGCTTAAATTCTGCTGTTGGATTAATCCATTTCTATTGCTCTCAGCTTCCGAGTGACAG GTACTCAATACTTCATCCTGAGTTTGTAATGGTGAGACATGAGAAGCAAGGAGGCCCGACTGAATATTCATGCAAGCTTCAACTCCCTTGTAATGCACCGTTTGAGACACTTGAAGGCCCTGTGTGCAGTTCAATGCACCTCGCTCAACAGGCTGTTTGTTTGGCGGCCTGTAAGAAACTTCATGAGATGGGAGCATTTACTGACATGCTCTTGCCCGACAGGGGAGTTGGGGAAGAAAAAGAAAAGGTTGACAAGAATGACGAAGGAGATCCGCTTCCTGGAACTGCTAGGCACAGAGAGTTCTATCCCGAGGGCGTAGCTAACATTCTCCAG GGAGAGTGGATCTTAGCTGGAAAAGATCTTGGCAATGAGGCGAAATTGATTAATGTTTACATGTATTCCGTGAAATGTGTAGACATTGGCTCTTCAAAAGATCCTTTCTTGACTCAAGTTTCAGATTTTGCAGTTCTATTAGGCAATGAGCTGGATGCAGAG GTGTTATCGATGTCGATGGATCTATTTGTTGCTCGGACCATGACTACAAAGGCTTCCCTTGCCTTCAGAGGTTCAATTAGTATCACTGAAAGTCAG TTGGCATCCCTAAAAAGTTTCCATGTAAGATTGATGAGTATTGTACTGGATGTGGATGTTGAACCTTCCACCACTCCTTGGGATCCTGCAAAGGCTTATTTATTTGTCCCCGTGGTTAGTGATAACTGTGGAGATGCTATGAAAGAAATTGATTGGGATCTGGTTGAAAATATAATTGGTGCGAATGCGTGGAACAATCCCCTTCAAAGAGCTAGGCCTGATGTTTTCCTTGGCACAAATGAACGAACCCTAGGAGGTGACAGAAGGGAGTATGGTTTCGCTAAATTGCGTCATGGCATGGTTCATGGGCAAAAATCCCATCCAACCTACGGTATCAGAGGAGCTGTGGCACAGTTTGATGTCGTTAAAGCTTCTGGACTGATCCCTGATCGGGATGCATTTGAAATGCAAAAGGATGTGGATCTGCCTCAACACAAGTTGATGATGGCAGATAGTTGTACCAAGGTCGAAGATTTGGTCGGGAAAATTGTCACAGCTGCTCACTCGGGGAAGAGATTTTATGTTGATTCAATATGCTATGATATGACTGCAGAAAACTCTTTCCCGAGGAAAGAAGGTTATCTCGGTCCTTTGGAGTACAGCTCATATGCTGATTATTACAAGCAAAA GTATGGAGTTCAGTTAATGTATAAGAAACAACCTCTAATAAAAGGACGTGGTGTCTCATATTGTAAGAATCTCCTGTCCCCTCGGTTTGACCACGTGGAAG GTGAATCTGGAGAGTCTCTGGACAAAACATACTATGTATTTCTCCCTCCTGAGCTTTGTTTAGTACACCCACTGTCTGGATCACTTGTCCGTGGAGCTCAAAGATTACCCTCAATAATGAAAAGGGTTGAAAGCATGCTGCTAGCGGTTGAACTTAAGGAGATAATAAATTATCCTGTCCCTGCTTCTAAG ATATTGGAAGCATTGACTGCTGCTTCATGCCAGGAAACATTTTGCTATGAAAGAGCGGAGCTTCTGGGTGATGCATACCTCAAATGGGTTGTTAGTCGATTTCTTTTTCTTAAGTACCCTCAGAAACACGAAGGTCAGCTTACTAGGATGAGACAACAAAAGGTGAGTAACATGGTTTTGTATCACCATGCATTGGAAAGAGGACTTCAATCATATATCCAAGCAGATCGCTTTGCTCCATCTCGATGGGCGGCTCCTGGGGTGTTGCCCGTCTTTGATGAATATACAAAAGATGAAGAATCATCCTTGTTTGACCAAGAGGATGTAAATCGACGAAAAACAGATGACCCGATTAATGAATATGAGGATGATGAATTGGAGGATGGCGAGCTGGAGAGCGACTTGAGTTCTTATAGAGTCTTGTCAAGCAAGACACTTGCAGATGTTGTTGAAGCGCTTATTGGGGTTTATTACGTAGAAGGTGGGAAAAATGCTGCTAACCATCTCATGAAATGGGTTGGAATTGATGTAGAGTTTAATGCTGATGAGATAGAGAACACAACAAGGCCATGTAATGTTCCCGACAGCGTTCTTAGGAGCATTGACTTTGATGCGTTGGAGGGTGCTTTGAATATTAAATTTAGAGACAAGGGCCTCTTGGTGGAAGCCATTAGTCATGCTTCACGACCATCTTCTGGAGTAGCCTGCTATCAGCGGTTGGAGTTTGTGGGTGATGCTGTCTTAGATCATCTTATTACAAAACACTTGTTCTTCACATACACAGATCTGCCTCCAGGCAGGTTGACCGATCTTAGAGCTGCTGCTGTTAACAATGAAAATTTTGCTCGTGTTGCTGTGAAACATAATCTCCATCTACACCTTCGACATGGATCCAGTGCTCTTGAAAGACAG ATCCATGACTTTGTGAAGGAAGCTGCAAATGAATTAACAAAGCCTGGGCTCAACTCATTTGGTTTGGGAGATTGTAAAGCTCCTAAAGTTCTTGGTGACATTATCGAATCTATTGCGGGTGCCATTTTTCTAGATAGTGGACGTAATACTGCAGTTGTTTGGAAG GTGTTTGAACCTCTGCTTCAACCAATGGTCACCCCAGAGACACTACCAATGCATCCGGTCCGTGAGCTGCAAGAAAGATGCCAGCAACAGGCTGAAGGCCTTGAATACAAAGCCAGTCGAAGTGGCAATTTGGCTACTGTTGAAGTCTTGATCGATGGTGTCAAGGTGGGAATTGCTCAGAATCCACAAAAGAAGATGGCACAGAAACTGGCTGCCAGGAATGCTCTTGCTGCTTTAAAAGATAAGGAAACAGCTGAAGCAAAGGAGAGGCAGGAGGAAGATAATGGGAAGAAGAAGAAAAATGGTAGCCAAACATTTACCAGGCAAACTTTAAATGATATATGCTTGCGTAAAAACTGGCCCATGCCATTCTACAG GTGTGTCAATGAGGGTGGCCCTGCACACGCAAAGAAGTTTACATTTGCTGTACGCGTGAATACTACTGACAGAGGATGGATAGACGAATGTATCGGAGAGCCTATGCCGAGTGTCAAGAAGGCCAAGGACTCGGCAGCAGTTCTTCTATTGGAACTATTGAATAAGTTATACAAGTGA